GTGGATTTAAAATGCCGAGAGCTCAAGGGAGGAATGATGTGGAGGCCCGTATGTATTTTCTAAGTTGACAGCCCAAATAATTGTTATCAATTTGCCCCTCTTCTCAATGCAGCAAATTCAATGAACTTGACGGCCGGTAGTAAAGTCGGATGAAGCACAAGCATATTATGTTGTCAAAATTTTGGTACATTATCAAATGATATGAACATCTATATAAATTCTCACATTAACCAAGAAAATGCGGCTGTCCCCTGCATTTCCTATTGAAATCGACCTTTGTGGAATTTTAGGTGTACTCTATCATGTAGGGATTCCAAGAGTTTTTATGATCATGGATTTTTCCGGTATTTTAGTAGCCATATTCATTTgtctatttttaaaaaaattttaatcgtTGATAGGAGATCAAAAAGAACGAAGAATGAATTGAATATTCTTTTGACGTTTgtcctattttttttatttttaaaggcTGAATGAAAGCTGATGCGGGAATACTCCCGTGGCAATTATGAACTCATGATGTTTTGGTTACAATAATCCACCAACTAATATGGTTAAATTCTTAAGAGTACTTCGTAATTCATTAGACACTCGCTAATACGCTTATGTCGTACTTAATTTACCATCTAATCCACCAATTAATATACACTTatgacattattatttttaaaaaatattaacaCTTAAACCCTATCTTATGGACACTTGTTAGACAGGCCTTTTTATTAATAAGTTCTGTATGGGAGCATCTTCTTGATTTGGTCGTCCAATTACCAAAGGTAGCTTGAATTTAAATGGATGAAATTAATTGTGAAACATGACTATGGTTGTTTTAGGACCCGGACTCATACATTTCCTTTATTATTACCCTGTCAAATGAAATTGTTCGATCGTATGTAATTAAGTCCAGATAATCACAAGAAGTTGATGTTGATCgtttccatttcttttcttttttttaatcttttccttGCATAATCCTCAATTCAACTCATCAATAATGAGTGGCGCAGGACCATGCCCGCGTCCAACAGCGGGTAATTGTTATTGAACACTAGTTTGTTCAAACATCGTCCCAGCCATTTTCTGCGAGATTTGTAGTGCATGACAACGTGAAGTGTGAACACAAAATTCCTGCAAATTTTCGACAATATCACTTGCCACTTGAAAGCTATCACGTACGTGTGTTTCGTTCACTTTAAACTTTTTATAACATTTGCAACATGCttcaaaatataacattaaAAAAGCATAtctcgagagagagagagtataaTCTCAACTCAATCTTGTTCTTTTGTTGTCTTATTTTTTAGTACAAGGCATGAAGATTTAAATATGATGGGGCAAAATATAGTATGTTTTGAAAAAACAAAGACTTCATGTTTGAAACTATGTTTTCAAAACCGGACCGGATATCGACTCGGTCAATCTCAGGGGTCAGAGGTCAATGGATTCAATCGAGTTCGATAGGGGTTGAACcggatgatgtcataaataaaatttatttaaaaattaaaatattatatgtaaaatatctaataacatgtttatattaataaaggtatattcatatatatatttgatattttaaatatatttaacaagaaaatacaaagaaattagaacaatcaagtaacaatttatattatttaatgagcattaacaagtttagaattaaaattatggatttaattgaaaaataataccaaactttaagaaaatattgataaagtatgaaatatttgaggtatattaataatttttaacaatttaggggtcaaaacataatattaaaaaagtttgagttttttttttttgaaaaaactgTTTGAACCGGAAAATCCGATTTTTCCGGTCAAACacggtcaaatccggtttttgACCGGATTTGATCGGGGTTTTTACTTACCCGGTTTTGAAGCATGACTTGGACCGAACACTTGGCCGATTCCCAATTCGATCGGTCGAACCGGCAGTCCGGTCCGAGTCTGAAAACACAGCTTTGAAAGTTTATTTGAGGTTTTTTgcaattcacaaaaaatattattttctttattgtaAAATATTTTGAGCTAATTTAAGGAGATTtgtaatttgtttattttttttaaattttcaaaattttttgccCAAATCgatgatttgaaaattagaaaaatccaaGATGTGAAACTTATATATAACCATGTTTGTGATGTTTTAACATTTTCAAACTAGTGTAAAAAGTTATTATCAAtgtaataaaaatatttaaagttatttttttacaagtattgtaaattatttaaaatttaaaatacttTAATATTTCTTATCCAAACCGATGATAGAAAAAATGGGTCTCTCGACCCGTTATCAACTTTTCGAATTTTCATCAAAGAGTTACGTCGACCAAGTTTATAAATATTAAGAGATAAAATTGTTGTACTATGACAATTAAGGGACCACAAGAAAAAGAGCAAATTTGGAATGAGATTATATAATATCTCCCAACAtaagtttttatttattatttttaaacgaGTTTTTTTACAAAATGTTCAATTAAAATTCGAGGGCGCCAAGTGATAATATTAAAAACCTCAGGaatgtttctgaaattatcccaaaaaatgaAGAATTCGGATGGACATTTTGaatcgcaacggatcttctgtcccacactctGTGCCACtttctgtcccactttttattatattgctatttctccttcataaacatcatgttttaattcctttttgcttccttaagatccaataactattaattaagtaaaaaataaatacaacagcttcaaaaaagtaatatataataaaaaattaaaaaatatagcagaaaattcataaaaaatctaattttttatgcattttgattttttgagtttgttaaattttgtgtattactcaattaatagttattggatcttaaggaaacaaaaaggaattaaaacatgatgtttatgaaggagaaatagcaatataataaaaagtgggacagagagtggcacagggtgtgggacaAAAGATCCGTTGCGATTTTGAATTCGAAAAAGAAGTCTAACCAAAATAAAATTACACACAAAATTCCCAATTCTCGAAAGCAGGTTTAATAGTCTGTTTGCTCGTCTTTATCTTTATCTCtcaactctctctctatctctttaCTTACAGTACAAATTACAACTTCTCTCTCTTACACTCCCAACCAACTACAAATTTCCATCCATCTCTGAAAACCCTCCCTGTTGTCTTTTGTCTTGAACCCTTCGTCAGATTCACTCTGGCATTTCTTTATACCCTGCATAAACCTCCCGCAGCTGTTGCTCTTCCTTTTATGCTTTGACCATATATGATTTTTCTTCTCAACAACCAAAAAGACATATCCAATGATAATCAAGAAATCAACAGAAAGAGAAAAACCAACGACAACAACAACCACCATGAATTTCAGATCCCAAGAAAATTCTCTTCTTCTGATCACCTCGTTGAAGATGACGACAATGATCTTTTAACCCTTTCCCTTTCGTTTCGCCCAGCAGCCATCAGGCCCCGAAAACATTCCCCAATACACCAACAACCACCACTTCCGCCACCCCCTCCATGCAACAACATCAGCCATTCATACCCcagccgccgccgccgccatcCTACCCTCTCTACATGCCGCCCGTGCCAATGCCTCAGCAGACGCAGTCGCCTCATCTTCTCCCTGACACATCATCACTCCCCACGCTGCGAGCAGTAGTTCATCGTCAAGAACCTTCCTCGGCCTCGGCTGGTCAGTCCCGCCCGGCTCGCCCCCGCCGAAACCCTTCCCAAGCACCACACGAAGGGAAGAGCGAAACGGTTCCTGCACCGTTCCCATGGGCCACCACCCGTCGCGCCTCAGTCTACAGCCTCAACTATTTGTTATCAAAACAAATCTTCAAGATCAGCGGGGAAGTCCAATGCAAAAGATGCGAAAAGCGGTACGAGATGGAGTACGATTTGACGGAAAAGTTCATTGAAGTTGGGAGTTTCATTGCTGAGAACAAAAGCGGCATGCATGACAGAGCCCCTGGGGTTTGGATGAACCCGGTTCTACCAGCTTGCAAGTTATGTGAACAAGACAATTGCGTTAAGCCCATCATTCCCTAAAAGAAGAAAGCCATTAATTGGTTGTTCTTGCTCTTGGGTCAGATGCTTGGTTGTTGTACGTTGGAGCAGCTTAAATATTTCTGCAAGCATACCAACACTACTACAAAAAGCACCTTTAGTCACACACTTAATATGACATTTTCCTAAAAGTGTCACAACAGCAAGTTAATGTAACATGCAGTAAGGAACGTCATtaaagtgacaaagaaaatgaCCAGTACGACATCGTATCACTCTAACTTATCCAAATAgaagtaaaaaatgaaaaacaaaaacgGCAAAGAGAATGGCGCTACACTTCGGCGCCATTTTTTTGGGGGAAATATTCTAACTACTCCAATGAATCCAATGTACTTTACTCTTTTTTCATCCGAGTGCTCTCTCCTAAAACCCTCAATCAAATAAACTCTCTGTAAAAAACCTAAATCCTTCGCCCCTCTCACCACCGAATCCcttgtttctttctctttcttccacCCGATTTTTAACTCTCTCCAATTTGAAGACAAACAGGTAAACCTTTAAGAAGGTAGCTTAATCAACAACATCATGGAGTTTTTAGCATGGAGTTTGAACGGGAATTGGTATCTGGGTTTTTAGCAACAGTGGAGCTACGGTGTTCGTTGAAAATTGCCATCTGAAGGAAGATTACTACCAGGTAACCTATacatttgcaacaaaattgatagctttttttttattactttatttCTTCTCCGGGAACGCATGGGAAATGGGGTAGGAGCAAGGTGGGTGACAGAGGGTTAAGGATTTGGGGAAGACGAAATGGCAGGAAGAGTAGATGTGGATGGGAAAATTGTAGGGAAACAAAACTGGCCTTTCAATTCGTCTGATACACTATTTCGTATGTTTATTCGGAAATTTTCTGATATCGTTCTGCATTGTGGAGTTGGTAAGCGACGGTTTCTTCAGTTATGGTGATTTTCaggttttctggtttcttatcTTTTGTTTATGTTTTTTCTGTTGCAAAGAAGCATAACAGCTCTCCAAGAGTACTTAGACATAGTGTCATACAGTAAAACTTAAGATGGTAGCTTTTTTGAATTTGTCTTAAAGAtccaaatgattcctcattttGAAGGACAGCATCCGATGTCTAGCTGCTCCATTTGACAACTAAATTTTGTATCTAGGATGCTTTTACTTCTGATATTGCTGTTCCTTTCTTGCATAAGGAAAATTCAGGTAAGACGGAATCTAAATTTTGTAAATGAGTGCTTTTACCTTGAATTGTGAGTAATACTAATTCTGCAACAGCAGCGTATGTGAAATTGGGTTAATTGGGGATGAATAAAAGGGGATGTTATGGATGAATTAATCAAactgacccaaaaaaaaaagaacagaatAAAAAGGAAGA
This portion of the Coffea arabica cultivar ET-39 chromosome 2e, Coffea Arabica ET-39 HiFi, whole genome shotgun sequence genome encodes:
- the LOC113729133 gene encoding uncharacterized protein translates to MQQHQPFIPQPPPPPSYPLYMPPVPMPQQTQSPHLLPDTSSLPTLRAVVHRQEPSSASAGQSRPARPRRNPSQAPHEGKSETVPAPFPWATTRRASVYSLNYLLSKQIFKISGEVQCKRCEKRYEMEYDLTEKFIEVGSFIAENKSGMHDRAPGVWMNPVLPACKLCEQDNCVKPIIP